A single region of the Salicibibacter cibi genome encodes:
- a CDS encoding helix-turn-helix domain-containing protein, protein MDLADPYIQKLILELNTAARVHLSKMNINSEYYSVKDVAELFDVNKQTVYKWIAEEKIDYSIDNSPGKTLRKGYRIPKRQFHGKRHASH, encoded by the coding sequence ATGGATTTGGCTGATCCCTATATTCAAAAACTGATTCTAGAACTGAATACGGCCGCACGCGTTCACTTATCCAAAATGAATATTAATTCAGAATATTATTCAGTCAAAGATGTCGCGGAACTTTTTGATGTGAATAAACAAACCGTCTATAAATGGATTGCAGAAGAGAAAATTGATTACAGCATCGATAACAGCCCCGGTAAAACACTGCGAAAAGGATACCGGATTCCGAAAAGGCAATTTCACGGAAAAAGACATGCAAGCCATTGA
- a CDS encoding M24 family metallopeptidase: MFITKRTFRFHLSEYRERLYHTKKKMQDKGMDVLLITDPANMNYLTGYDAWTFYVGQIVVVSVDEEEPMWIGRDQDANGAHITAWMNEKNIIPCPEEYYHSDQKHPMDFFAKLVHLMGKSNRTIGVEMDMYYFTAATYEALKRALPSAKLRNANALVNWVRLVKSDQEIAYMRMAATLAENAMSVGIEKIEADVRENDVIAEVYHELIAGTDAFGGDYPAVAPLIPSGDDTSSLHVSWSDRKFHANDFAILKLSGCSARYHAPLSRTIAIGETPEKIKEAGKHCVEGLHAALDTVKPGVTCEEIEYAWRQTAEKHGVLKDTFLGYSIGSNYPPDWGSHTANLRQGDRTVLQPNMTFHMIPRLWIDGSGIEVSETFQVTETGCETLTDFERRLFVK, translated from the coding sequence ATGTTTATTACCAAAAGAACATTCCGGTTCCATCTGTCCGAGTACAGGGAAAGGCTTTATCATACGAAGAAAAAGATGCAGGATAAAGGGATGGATGTCTTGCTCATTACCGATCCGGCTAATATGAATTATCTCACCGGCTATGATGCCTGGACATTTTATGTCGGTCAAATCGTAGTGGTGAGTGTGGATGAAGAAGAACCGATGTGGATCGGGCGAGATCAAGATGCCAATGGCGCGCATATAACGGCGTGGATGAATGAAAAAAACATTATTCCTTGCCCCGAGGAGTATTATCATTCCGATCAAAAACATCCGATGGATTTTTTTGCTAAGCTCGTTCATCTTATGGGGAAATCCAACCGGACGATCGGCGTGGAAATGGATATGTATTATTTCACGGCTGCAACCTATGAAGCATTAAAACGAGCGTTGCCAAGCGCCAAACTCAGGAACGCAAATGCGCTCGTAAATTGGGTTCGCCTCGTGAAATCCGATCAAGAAATTGCCTACATGAGAATGGCGGCAACATTGGCAGAAAATGCGATGAGCGTAGGCATTGAAAAAATAGAGGCCGACGTACGCGAAAATGATGTCATTGCCGAAGTATACCATGAATTGATCGCCGGCACCGATGCATTTGGCGGCGACTATCCGGCGGTGGCACCGTTAATTCCATCGGGAGATGATACGAGCTCCCTCCACGTCTCGTGGAGCGACCGAAAATTCCATGCGAATGATTTCGCCATTTTGAAACTATCCGGCTGTTCTGCCAGGTATCACGCACCACTGTCGCGAACCATCGCCATCGGTGAAACGCCGGAGAAAATAAAAGAAGCCGGAAAACACTGTGTAGAAGGATTACACGCAGCGCTTGATACGGTCAAACCAGGAGTAACATGTGAAGAAATTGAATACGCTTGGCGACAAACGGCGGAAAAACACGGCGTTTTAAAAGATACCTTCCTTGGTTATTCCATCGGCTCTAATTACCCGCCCGATTGGGGAAGCCATACCGCGAATTTACGGCAAGGGGACCGAACAGTGTTGCAACCGAACATGACCTTTCACATGATCCCTAGACTCTGGATCGATGGTTCAGGCATCGAAGTAAGCGAAACGTTTCAAGTGACCGAAACAGGGTGTGAAACGTTGACGGATTTTGAACGGAGGTTGTTTGTGAAATAA
- a CDS encoding transcriptional regulator → MSEGITYHNKDVLFKFLSELYKDATFDAFGIEAMLKIKQLLPNNMPKVQADERRTDTQFLLEDDSILMLEYESNNRIAENHIKYLNYAHRVLDRVYREEKLIKPIRLIVIYTSDVATVGNQLNAGDVGIHSRAILLSEHNGDVILKQISAKIRKGEPLTQEDLMKLSILPLMHSTKTREEMAWESVNLAKNIPDEREQVQVIAGILTATDKFVDDEFATKIREWLSMTKVGRIFEKEIEEAAQQKAKEIARELLKSTPPDKVAKITGLDLDEVKKLRDED, encoded by the coding sequence ATGTCGGAAGGGATCACGTATCACAATAAGGATGTACTATTTAAATTCCTGAGCGAACTCTACAAAGATGCTACATTTGATGCTTTTGGCATCGAGGCTATGCTTAAAATCAAACAATTGCTCCCCAACAACATGCCTAAGGTTCAGGCCGATGAAAGACGCACGGATACACAGTTTCTGCTCGAAGATGATTCCATTCTTATGTTGGAGTATGAAAGTAATAACCGCATCGCTGAAAATCACATCAAATACCTGAACTATGCCCATAGAGTATTGGATCGGGTATATCGTGAAGAGAAACTCATCAAGCCCATCCGGCTCATTGTCATATATACTAGTGATGTAGCGACGGTCGGAAACCAATTGAACGCCGGAGATGTAGGCATTCATTCAAGAGCTATTCTACTCAGTGAGCATAATGGGGATGTGATTTTGAAACAAATAAGTGCTAAAATAAGAAAGGGAGAACCCTTAACTCAAGAAGATCTCATGAAGTTGAGTATTCTCCCGTTAATGCACAGTACAAAGACGCGCGAAGAAATGGCGTGGGAATCCGTCAATTTGGCAAAAAATATACCCGACGAAAGAGAACAAGTCCAAGTGATTGCAGGCATACTAACAGCAACCGATAAGTTTGTTGATGATGAATTCGCGACCAAAATAAGGGAGTGGTTAAGCATGACAAAGGTCGGAAGAATCTTCGAGAAGGAAATAGAAGAAGCTGCACAACAAAAAGCGAAAGAAATAGCAAGAGAACTGCTGAAATCAACACCCCCTGACAAAGTTGCTAAAATAACAGGTCTTGATCTCGATGAAGTAAAGAAATTAAGGGATGAAGATTAG
- a CDS encoding amidase, giving the protein MLAQNEYLSLDATEMAKMVKNRDVTQAELVDASTNRKEKVNPALNAVIYDRSNRAKEQQHLRGPFSGVPLLLKNISQSIEGEPMTAGAKVMKNNIAKQDSYLVQKLREQGFVFTGYTNTPEFGLKNITEPGLYGPTRNPWNVNHSPGGSSGGSAAAVASGIVPVAGASDGGGSIRIPASLTGLFGLKPTRGRMPVGPGTGRQWQGAAIDFVLSRTVRDSAALLDGLQVLQPEAAFHWPRYEGVYADDMSNPFAKPLRIAFSNRSPVGTEVSEDAKEALQKVVTFLETEGHEIEDVDNGIDGVALMEQYYLMNSGEMAALRVSIEESLGRALTPDDIEIETWVLSEAGQAVSAATFTRSLAAWDTAAAKMAELHESYDLYLTPATAFTAPSVGELTHSEAERQKLIQAIEHEKHDPLPVLYDMFLPSLKYSPFSQLANLTGQPTASMPVHVGRNGLPIGVQAMAAKGNEDLLLRLAHQLEQSDLWESRVCFGE; this is encoded by the coding sequence ATGCTCGCTCAAAATGAATACTTATCCTTGGATGCCACGGAAATGGCGAAAATGGTCAAAAATAGAGATGTCACCCAGGCTGAACTCGTTGATGCTAGCACGAATCGGAAAGAAAAAGTGAATCCGGCGTTGAACGCCGTCATTTATGACCGAAGCAATCGCGCGAAAGAGCAACAGCATTTGCGTGGTCCTTTTTCCGGTGTGCCCCTTCTTTTAAAAAATATTTCCCAATCGATCGAGGGGGAGCCGATGACAGCAGGGGCGAAGGTAATGAAAAACAATATTGCGAAGCAGGACAGCTACTTGGTCCAAAAGTTGCGTGAGCAAGGGTTTGTTTTCACAGGTTATACGAATACGCCAGAGTTTGGGTTGAAAAATATTACGGAGCCTGGGCTCTATGGTCCTACGCGGAATCCTTGGAACGTAAACCATTCTCCGGGAGGATCAAGCGGCGGGTCAGCGGCTGCTGTTGCTTCTGGGATTGTGCCGGTTGCAGGTGCAAGCGATGGCGGCGGATCCATTCGAATTCCCGCTTCTTTGACAGGACTATTCGGCTTGAAACCAACGAGAGGGCGTATGCCGGTCGGGCCAGGCACGGGAAGGCAATGGCAGGGTGCGGCCATTGATTTCGTACTTTCGAGGACAGTTCGTGACAGTGCCGCACTCCTTGATGGTCTGCAAGTCCTACAACCGGAAGCTGCTTTTCATTGGCCTCGATATGAAGGGGTTTATGCAGACGATATGTCCAATCCCTTTGCGAAGCCGCTGCGGATTGCTTTTTCAAACCGCTCGCCTGTGGGAACCGAAGTCTCAGAAGATGCGAAGGAAGCGCTCCAAAAAGTCGTAACGTTTCTGGAGACGGAAGGGCATGAGATTGAAGACGTTGATAATGGGATTGATGGTGTTGCGCTAATGGAACAGTATTACCTTATGAACAGCGGTGAAATGGCCGCGCTGAGGGTGAGTATCGAAGAATCGCTCGGACGTGCGCTTACGCCCGATGATATTGAAATCGAGACGTGGGTGCTCAGTGAAGCGGGACAAGCGGTGAGCGCGGCAACGTTCACGCGCAGCTTGGCAGCCTGGGATACGGCTGCGGCGAAAATGGCGGAACTCCACGAATCATACGATCTTTATCTAACACCGGCAACCGCATTTACAGCACCGAGTGTCGGTGAGCTCACGCATTCTGAAGCTGAACGTCAGAAACTCATCCAAGCCATCGAACATGAAAAACACGATCCGCTGCCGGTGCTTTATGATATGTTTTTGCCAAGTCTTAAGTATTCGCCATTTTCCCAGCTCGCGAATTTAACCGGACAACCGACAGCATCGATGCCTGTTCATGTCGGACGAAATGGATTGCCGATCGGTGTGCAGGCGATGGCGGCGAAAGGCAATGAGGATCTTCTTTTGCGCCTTGCTCATCAATTGGAACAATCAGATCTTTGGGAAAGTCGTGTGTGTTTTGGGGAGTGA
- a CDS encoding ABC transporter permease — MITALRRVLFVIVIVTIWEIISKTNLFPTFMFPPLLIPNDPGGITVLGTLVDGLITGQILEATGVTLGRLLIGFAIAVVLGLTFGFLIARFKWVNDTLGFFVTALQSIPSIVWFPLAIVWFGLGNVAILFIVAIGATWTMTVNSSAGFKNVPSIYLNAARTLGSSGTHLARTVILPASVPHIISGLRVAWAFAWRAIMAGELLGGAGGLGYLLDMGRSLQSMDLVLSIMIVIGIIGTIMDNQVFLRMERSVARKWGLGT; from the coding sequence ATGATTACCGCCTTAAGACGAGTGCTGTTCGTGATCGTGATCGTGACCATATGGGAGATTATATCTAAAACCAATCTATTCCCAACATTCATGTTTCCTCCTTTGCTGATCCCAAATGATCCGGGCGGGATTACTGTATTGGGCACACTCGTCGACGGCCTCATCACGGGGCAGATTCTTGAAGCGACAGGGGTGACGCTTGGGCGTTTATTGATCGGTTTTGCCATTGCGGTAGTGCTCGGTCTTACGTTTGGCTTTTTGATTGCTCGTTTTAAATGGGTCAATGACACGCTTGGTTTTTTTGTCACTGCCTTGCAGTCGATTCCGAGCATTGTCTGGTTTCCGCTTGCAATCGTCTGGTTTGGACTCGGGAATGTGGCGATTTTATTTATTGTCGCCATTGGCGCGACGTGGACGATGACGGTGAACTCCAGTGCCGGTTTTAAAAACGTACCGAGCATTTACTTAAATGCTGCCCGCACGTTGGGGTCATCGGGGACGCATTTGGCACGGACGGTGATTTTGCCGGCTTCGGTGCCGCACATCATTTCCGGTCTTCGTGTCGCTTGGGCGTTTGCGTGGCGAGCGATTATGGCCGGTGAACTGCTCGGGGGAGCCGGAGGGCTTGGCTATCTATTAGATATGGGTCGTTCGTTGCAATCGATGGATCTCGTGCTGTCGATCATGATCGTGATCGGAATCATTGGGACGATTATGGATAATCAAGTATTTTTAAGAATGGAGCGCTCCGTCGCCAGAAAATGGGGACTTGGAACTTAA
- a CDS encoding Uma2 family endonuclease, protein MKKPQDKKSTIQEQPATYDDYAQLPDDGRRYELAAGALELMSPAPTPKHQVICSRLLSTLMGSCENEYISVVSPIDLILANTEVRQPDLIMIHRNNKEIITQRGIEGTPDLVAEILSPHSIKRDKQDKLYTYEDYQIPEYWIVDPANETLEQYVLTEQHYKLENIFEKKDNVHSERIPCVFFAMEQILDAAGDLPG, encoded by the coding sequence ATGAAGAAGCCGCAAGATAAAAAATCGACCATCCAAGAACAACCCGCGACTTATGATGATTATGCACAACTTCCCGATGACGGTCGTCGTTACGAATTAGCCGCCGGTGCTTTAGAATTGATGTCACCCGCTCCCACGCCCAAGCATCAAGTGATTTGCTCCAGGTTGCTATCCACCCTAATGGGAAGTTGTGAAAATGAATACATCTCAGTTGTCTCGCCCATCGACCTTATTTTAGCAAACACGGAAGTTCGTCAGCCTGACCTTATTATGATCCACCGTAACAATAAGGAAATCATCACACAGCGAGGCATTGAGGGCACGCCTGATTTGGTGGCTGAAATCTTATCCCCGCATTCCATCAAAAGAGACAAGCAAGATAAACTTTACACATATGAAGACTACCAAATCCCCGAGTATTGGATTGTCGATCCTGCCAACGAAACATTGGAACAGTATGTTCTGACCGAACAGCATTATAAACTTGAAAATATCTTCGAAAAGAAAGATAATGTCCATTCCGAGCGTATTCCATGCGTCTTTTTTGCCATGGAGCAAATTTTAGATGCAGCGGGTGATTTGCCGGGTTAA
- a CDS encoding ABC transporter ATP-binding protein, with protein MKVNLEQVNKTFPKGKDDSLHVLHDIDLKIEAGEFVSLLGPSGCGKSTILNLIAGLDSPTSGEVLVNDKKVKGPGTDRVVVFQQGGLFPWMNVLDNVTYGLHLKKMSKKEAEEKAMEGLRMVHLGNFTKAFPHELSGGMKQRVAIARSLVMDPDVLLMDEPFAALDEQTRIILHQELQEIWQKTGNTILFITHNIREALTLSERVLLMSTRPGEIKQSFTVQAARPRDPADSVLVNLEKRIMSELEEEMEKVLKEEFGDDYRLKTSAVRDRDRDHMGDYI; from the coding sequence ATGAAGGTGAATTTGGAGCAGGTAAATAAAACGTTTCCCAAAGGCAAAGATGATTCGCTCCACGTCCTCCATGATATAGATCTCAAGATTGAAGCAGGGGAGTTCGTTTCTTTGTTAGGCCCTTCGGGCTGCGGGAAATCCACGATCTTGAACCTAATCGCCGGTTTGGACAGTCCCACTTCCGGCGAGGTACTGGTAAATGATAAAAAAGTAAAAGGGCCCGGAACGGATCGGGTAGTCGTCTTTCAACAGGGCGGGCTGTTTCCGTGGATGAATGTGCTGGATAACGTTACATATGGCTTGCATTTGAAAAAAATGAGCAAAAAAGAAGCGGAAGAGAAAGCAATGGAAGGGTTACGGATGGTACATCTCGGCAATTTCACAAAAGCTTTCCCTCATGAGCTCTCAGGCGGAATGAAACAACGGGTAGCGATTGCGCGTTCGCTCGTCATGGATCCTGACGTGCTTTTAATGGATGAACCTTTTGCCGCGCTTGATGAACAAACACGTATTATTTTGCATCAAGAGCTTCAGGAGATTTGGCAAAAGACCGGAAACACAATTTTGTTTATTACCCATAATATTCGTGAAGCATTGACGCTTTCGGAACGAGTATTATTAATGAGCACGCGTCCGGGGGAAATCAAACAATCGTTTACCGTGCAGGCGGCGCGGCCGAGGGATCCTGCCGATAGCGTACTGGTAAACTTGGAAAAACGCATCATGAGCGAATTGGAAGAAGAGATGGAGAAAGTGTTGAAGGAGGAGTTTGGGGATGATTACCGCCTTAAGACGAGTGCTGTTCGTGATCGTGATCGTGACCATATGGGAGATTATATCTAA
- a CDS encoding UPF0175 family protein — MSLNKNDGFQVTIPNDFLPILQFLDHSESLNDKVRVSLAISLFIERAISMERAAELSALSIGGFMQVLQDKEIPWGEYTDEHLKQDQVFIEKGQH, encoded by the coding sequence ATGTCATTAAACAAAAATGATGGCTTTCAGGTTACCATCCCCAACGATTTTTTACCAATACTGCAATTTCTTGATCATTCGGAGTCCTTAAATGATAAAGTTCGTGTTTCTTTAGCCATTTCACTCTTTATTGAAAGAGCAATATCTATGGAACGAGCTGCTGAATTGTCAGCCCTATCCATTGGAGGTTTCATGCAGGTTTTGCAAGACAAAGAGATACCATGGGGGGAATACACAGATGAACATCTCAAACAAGACCAAGTTTTTATCGAAAAGGGTCAACACTAA
- a CDS encoding ABC transporter substrate-binding protein, with amino-acid sequence MKKIMAGAGAFLLLGVAGCGGSEENAEEVHIGYFPNFTHITTVVALENGYFEEEFGDDINIETSTFPDGSAFMEAMSTEDFDIGTVGPSPATTTYQRNPEHEIVAGAVNGGAVLATREGANIESVEDLDGMSVAIPTIGSTQDIMLREALSDAGLEVEDAGGTVSMVPQAPADTSTLFLQDDVDAAATQEPWGVYLENQADADILLDEEEFAWGTESTTTVVTARNAFTEGNPDLTEDYMRAHIQAVDFIEENQEEAVEIFIEHIEEITGDSLDYDETLEASDRLNPTYEINEDVLQDMATISYEAEYMQSDDIDGLVNTEFLDTVLEEE; translated from the coding sequence ATGAAAAAAATAATGGCCGGCGCCGGTGCTTTTCTTTTATTGGGAGTTGCCGGATGCGGCGGTTCAGAAGAAAATGCCGAGGAAGTTCACATAGGCTATTTCCCGAATTTCACGCATATTACAACGGTTGTGGCTCTTGAAAATGGTTACTTTGAAGAAGAATTCGGAGACGATATCAATATTGAAACGTCGACATTCCCAGACGGCAGTGCGTTTATGGAAGCCATGTCCACAGAGGATTTTGACATTGGGACGGTTGGCCCGTCACCGGCAACGACGACGTATCAGCGGAATCCGGAGCATGAAATCGTTGCCGGAGCCGTGAACGGGGGTGCAGTTCTTGCCACGCGGGAAGGTGCGAACATTGAAAGTGTCGAAGACCTTGATGGCATGAGTGTCGCCATTCCGACGATCGGTTCCACACAAGACATTATGTTGCGGGAAGCGTTAAGCGATGCAGGATTGGAGGTTGAGGATGCCGGAGGGACGGTAAGCATGGTTCCGCAAGCGCCGGCGGATACATCAACGCTTTTCCTGCAGGATGATGTGGATGCCGCTGCTACTCAAGAACCATGGGGTGTGTACTTGGAAAATCAAGCAGATGCTGACATCCTCCTCGATGAAGAAGAATTCGCTTGGGGAACCGAATCAACAACAACGGTCGTTACGGCTCGCAATGCATTTACGGAAGGGAATCCGGATTTAACCGAAGATTATATGCGCGCCCATATCCAAGCCGTAGATTTTATTGAAGAAAACCAAGAAGAAGCCGTTGAAATATTCATTGAACATATTGAAGAGATTACCGGCGATTCGCTGGATTATGATGAAACACTGGAAGCCAGCGACCGGCTAAATCCTACGTACGAAATTAATGAAGACGTTCTCCAAGATATGGCCACCATCAGCTACGAAGCAGAATACATGCAATCGGACGACATCGACGGATTGGTAAATACAGAGTTTTTAGATACAGTGTTGGAAGAGGAATGA